CTACGCCGCCGAGCAGATGCGCACGCATGACTGCGGCGTCGCGGGCGTGATAGCGCGGCGATGAATCGTATTGCTTGTAGGTAACCTCGTGCTCTTCATCGACGATGATAAGCTTCAGATTCCTGATCGGTGCAAAAACGGCGCTACGCGCACCGATGGCGATCTTTGTATCCCCTCGCGCCAAGGCCTGCCATGAGGCAAGGCGTTCCGTGTTCGACATGCGCGAATGCAGAACGGAAATATTGGCGTGCAGACGACGCTTGAAGCGGTCGATGAGCTGTGGTGTGAGCGAGATCTCCGGCACCAGCACCAGCACGCCGCCGCCCGAAGCGATCACCTTGCGTGCAAGTGTGATATACACCTCCGTCTTGCCGGAGCCGGTGATGCCATGGATCAGAAACGTCTTGCTCTCGGCGGCATCAAGTGAAGTATTCACTGCATCGACGGCGATCTGTTGGTCGCTTGTGAGCGCAAGGTTCTCGATCGCATCTTCATGATTCGGCAACGGACCGCTTGGTCCGGTGGACCGCACTTCGCGCTGTTCGATGCGAACATAGTTCTTCTTGACGAGCGCTTGAATGACAGCAGGCGTTGCTTCGGCTTCGGCGCTCAAGAGCTTCACCGCCAGAGGTTCATCAGGCGAGAGCTGCCGCTGCTGCATGAGCTTCATCAGGACTCGCGCCTGCTTCGGGGCGTTCTCGAGCTCGAGCAATGCTCTTGTGAGCTTCGCCCCATCCTCTAATTCTTCGGTGAGCACAGCGACGCGTTCGGTCTTGGGCTTCGCTGCGGGTCGTTCGGCATCAACGATGCGGATGAAGCCGTCGCGCTCAAGCGCGGCAAGATGCGCGTAGAGTCCGCCGATCTTCGATCGCTTTGCCAGGTGCGAAGCGAACACACCGTTCGGATAAGTCGCGATGAGCCGCAGTACTTCTGCTCGACGCATCGATCGCTTTTCTAACTCCGCGGCTTCTCGGGCGATGTCGGTCGAGACGGGAATGACCTTGCTTTTGGTCTCGCTTCGGAGTCCCTGCGGCAGTGCAGCTTCGAGTACTTCGCCCCACGACGAGAGGTAGTAGCCGGCGATCCACTTCGTCCAGGCGAGGAAGTGTTCGTCGAAGACCGGTTGGGTATCGAGGATGTCTTCGATCGCACGGATGGAGCGAATATTCTTCGGCGCTTCGTCCGAACGTGCGACGATGACACCCGTCGTCAGCCGCTTGCCGAGCGGGACGACGACGCGCGTGCCGACCTGTGCCGACTCTGCGAGCTCCTCGGGGATGGAATAGGTCAGACCGTCGAATCCGCCGCTATGATACTTGAATGTCAGTGGCAGTGCCACTGTGGCATAGCGGGGCGTGGGCATGGGGCCTCTACTGCTTCGGTGCGTTCTCGGCGTTCATCGCTTGCTCTTGTTGCTTGGCAACGTGCTCCATGATGAGCTGCTTCATCTTCTCTTCGACCTGCTGATGGGCCGTGCCGTTGACGATCAGTTCGAGCTGTGGGCAGAAGGCAGCATACACGTTCTCGCCGCGACGGCGAACCAGGATTTCATACTCTTTTCCGTTGATCTCCATACTATCCTTTCCGAATAGCTATCAAACAGAGAAACGGGTGCGAGTGTTCGACGAAGCGAACACCAGTGAGTCCAAGCTATTCCTTCACCAATCGCACGACTGAGTCACCGATAGACACAGTGTAGATACCGGGTGCACACCGCGTGAGATCAAGCTCCGACGAGTTCACACCGGCGGGAAGACTCGCTCGTTCGACACAACGCCCAAGCGCATCAATGACCCTCAGCGAGCTCGCCGTTCGCGCCGGTATGTTCGATACCGTAACATGATCGGTCGCTGGGTTCGGATAGATGGTCATCGCGGTCTGGACCGATTCCTCGCGTGTGCCATCGGTAGCCTGCGGGTCATACACTTCAACGTCGTTCGTCGGGCCATGCGGCCGGTAGCCACCGAGGGCGTAGAGTTTGTTGTTTAGAGCCCCGGTCGAAAGCATAGTTCTGGCAGAGAATAGTCCTGGGTAGTACGGCCGGCTCCAGGTGTTCGTAGAGGGATCGAAGATCTCGACTTCGGCAGATGTATCTTTTTCACCGCCCCAATAGAGCGGAAACGCAGCGCTTCCGCCGCCAACAATATAGATCTTCGAGTTCAGGATTTCCGCTCCGTGAAACGCGCGAGCCGTGAATGCACCGTTCGTTGAAAGTATACTCCACGTATTCCTAGCGGGATCGAACTTACGCAGTTTGTCGCTGGGTGAGTGATCAGGATTCAGACCGCCTATCAAAAAGATCTTTCCGTTCATGACTGTTGCCGACATGCCGACGCCAGGATCGAACGGACCGCTTGGATGCACGATCGTGAAGGTGTTGGTCTGGGGATCGAACACTTCCATGGTGTCAATGATGTGATCGGTTTCTCCACCGATCAAATAGATCTTGTTGCCGACAACACTCGCGGTAAGCCCTACGCGCGCGGAAAATACTCCGGAAGTGACGGGACGATAGACCATCTGCACGGCCGGATCAATGACCCGAAGGGTGTCATAGATGCCGCGCGCCTGATTCCATCCTCCGAATACATAGATGTTACTACCGAGAACACATGCGGCAGCTTCCGTCGTGAACATCCCCTCCCCGGTCAACACGGGTGTATTCCAGGTATGAGTCTCCGGATCAAAATACTGCACCGGGATCTGTGGGTCCTCGCTGCCGCCGATCAGATAGATCCGGTTATCGATCACGGCTGACGCCGCAGAGTATCGTGGGACGAAGGCAGTGGACGTATCGGTCGTCCAAACACCCTGAGCATATCCTGCACAGGCACAACAGAACATCAGCACTAGCGCTGTCATGAGAGACCGTAGAGTGATCATGGCCATAGTTGGATCATTGGTACACCATATTCAGTCCACGAATATATGCACAGATCGGGATAAGTGAATCTGGCAATTCGATGAATTCGATTTCACGCTCTCAGGCTACTTGCCAACGGCATCGAGATATGACTTCGGAGGCCGGACCGGTCTGCCTGTCTGTTTGTCGGTGAAGACGAGCGTTGTGGAGCCTTCGGCGATCAGCGCATCATCCGAGGCACGCCGAATGGTGTAGGTGATAGGAAGACGTGGCGAGTTCTGGGGCTCGAGGCTGGCAGTAACGAGCAGATCGTCGTCGTAGGTCGCACCTTTGAAGTATTTCACACTTGCATCGGCGACGGGGAGCATATACCCCGATTCCTCCAGCGAGCGGTACGGCAACCCCATCATGCGCAAGAACTCGGTGCGTGCGACCTCGAAATACTCAAGGTACTTCGCGTAATACACGATACCCATCTGATCGGTATCGGCGTAACGAACGCGAATGGTGGTCGTATGTGAGAGCATAGGAATATCTTCGTGTCATTGTGGGGATGTCGCGCAGCGACAACGACGCAATCTAAGAACTCAAATGTCTGGCTACGCTCGCAATGATATGCCGGTTGAACATATCGTAAACTACCCTTCTTGCCAGAACCCCATCTTCGAGAACTTCTTGACTCGTCTGGCGAGTGACGCACCGCCGCCGAAGGATTCGTTCTTGCGAAGGTTTGTGATCTCTTCGACCAACACCGAACGCATCGTCGCATACATCGTATCCGGATCGCGATGAGCGCCGCCAAGCGGTTCGGGCACCACTCGGTCGATGACCCCGACCGAAAGCAGATCGGGTGCGGTAAGCTTCAGAGCTTCGGCAGCTTGTTCTTTATAACCCCAACTGCGCCAGAGGATCGACGAGCACGACTCGGGCGAAATTACTGAGTACCATGCATTCTCGAGCATCAGCACGCGGTCGCCAACGCCAATACCGAGTGCGCCGCCGGAGGCGCCTTCGCCGATGACGACGATCACGATCGGCACTTCGAGCTTCGACATCTCAAGGAGGTTTCGTGCGATAGCCTCCGCTTGGCCACGTTCTTCCGCTTCTAACCCCGGAAATGCACCCGGTGTATCGAGGAGGCACACGATCGGTTTCGAGAACTTCTCGGCAAGTTTGAATAAGCGCAATGCCTTGCGATATCCTTCCGGGTTCGGCATCCCGAAGTTACGATAGACGTTCTGCTTCGTATCGCGTCCTTTCTGATGACCCACGAAGAGTACCGAGCCAACGCCGTCGAGCGTTCCGAATCCGCCGACGATCGCCGGATCATCACGAACGCCCCGGTCGCCGTGCAGTTCGATGAAATCGGATGTCAGCGCATTGATATAGTCGAGTGTGTACGGCCGCTCCGGATGACGAGCGAGCTGTACACGTTGCCATCGTGAAAGATGTTCGAAGATCTCCTTCCGGAGTTCTTCTACCTTCAGCTCCATCGATACGATCTCTTCGGAGAGATCGACGTCGAGCGAGCGCATTTCGCTGATCTTCGATTCGAGCTCGACGATCGGCTTTTCAAAATCCAGTGTAACTGATGCCATAGATGCGGCCTTTGCAGGTGCTTACTGAACTGAAAACGTTACTTTGAGGGTAGCAGACTTTCTGACTTTCTGAGGATTCAGCCCCGAGACGATTACGCCCCGATGCTCCTCTTCCTCTTCGCGGCCCATGCCGCCGCCCGAAGCAGCACCCTCGGCAGCAGCGTCGCCGATCGAGAGGATCGCTCCCAGCTTGCCACCCATTTGCTCGGCCAAACGCTCGGCCTTCTCGCGGGCTTCGGCTAATGCCTTCTTGCCCGCTGATTCCTCCAACTCATCTTTATTCGAACTTCCGTAGCTTGCGATCGACACGTTGCTCGCACCGGCAAGCGTACCTGCATCGATGATCTTCGGCACATTTGCAAGGGTACGAACGCGGATCTGATAGGTCACCATCAGATGATATCCGGCCAAATGCGGCGTTGCCCCACCGCCGCCAGAGTAATCGTAGCTCGGGCTCAATGCCGTTCCCTGCTGTTCGATATCGGAAGATGCTACGCCTGCGTCGGCAATCGCTTTACGCAAGCGCATGCCAGCATCGTCGCAACGGGAGAATACTCCCTGCGCGGTTTGGTCCTGTGCAGAGACCATCATCGTTACAAGCGCATAATCCGGTTTCGCTTCGACGCTGCCGTCACCGATGACCGTGATCGTCCGTTGTGCAACGGCCGAAAGCGGCAGGAGTGCCGCTGCAAGAACCAGTAGTATCGTTCGTACTTTCATAGTGATATACGAGTATTTCGTGAAGTACAAAACACGTGTCAGACCGATTTGTTCGAGAACAATTTCCGCAGCAGAATCTCCAAATCCATCCCCACCGAGTGGTGCCGCGCATAATAGAGATTCATCTGCTCGATATCCTCGGTCCGCAGCAACCCCGAAACGGGTCCGCCGGCTACGTCACAGAGACTCACCACACCTGTCTTGGCAAGTGGCAGTTGCCCTGAGCCAACCGCTTTAATGCCAACAAGCGATCGTTTCCCACGCAAGACCTCGCCAAGTTCCGACGCCAGGTGTTTTGCGCCCTCGGTGCGCGCTACCGCGGCACTTGCGAGAACG
This region of Bacteroidota bacterium genomic DNA includes:
- a CDS encoding acetyl-CoA carboxylase carboxyltransferase subunit alpha — encoded protein: MASVTLDFEKPIVELESKISEMRSLDVDLSEEIVSMELKVEELRKEIFEHLSRWQRVQLARHPERPYTLDYINALTSDFIELHGDRGVRDDPAIVGGFGTLDGVGSVLFVGHQKGRDTKQNVYRNFGMPNPEGYRKALRLFKLAEKFSKPIVCLLDTPGAFPGLEAEERGQAEAIARNLLEMSKLEVPIVIVVIGEGASGGALGIGVGDRVLMLENAWYSVISPESCSSILWRSWGYKEQAAEALKLTAPDLLSVGVIDRVVPEPLGGAHRDPDTMYATMRSVLVEEITNLRKNESFGGGASLARRVKKFSKMGFWQEG
- a CDS encoding acyl-CoA thioesterase: MLSHTTTIRVRYADTDQMGIVYYAKYLEYFEVARTEFLRMMGLPYRSLEESGYMLPVADASVKYFKGATYDDDLLVTASLEPQNSPRLPITYTIRRASDDALIAEGSTTLVFTDKQTGRPVRPPKSYLDAVGK
- the priA gene encoding primosomal protein N', which translates into the protein MALPLTFKYHSGGFDGLTYSIPEELAESAQVGTRVVVPLGKRLTTGVIVARSDEAPKNIRSIRAIEDILDTQPVFDEHFLAWTKWIAGYYLSSWGEVLEAALPQGLRSETKSKVIPVSTDIAREAAELEKRSMRRAEVLRLIATYPNGVFASHLAKRSKIGGLYAHLAALERDGFIRIVDAERPAAKPKTERVAVLTEELEDGAKLTRALLELENAPKQARVLMKLMQQRQLSPDEPLAVKLLSAEAEATPAVIQALVKKNYVRIEQREVRSTGPSGPLPNHEDAIENLALTSDQQIAVDAVNTSLDAAESKTFLIHGITGSGKTEVYITLARKVIASGGGVLVLVPEISLTPQLIDRFKRRLHANISVLHSRMSNTERLASWQALARGDTKIAIGARSAVFAPIRNLKLIIVDEEHEVTYKQYDSSPRYHARDAAVMRAHLLGGVAVLGSATPSLESFYNAEQKKYTLLQLTKRAQDAKLPPVRIVDMRQPLRRAAEQAKASSISPELKEAIALRLARKQGVVLLQNRRGFSTFLGCSSCGEVVMCPNCAVTMTWHQSGNRMQCHYCGFLQKRSQVCPTCGSEKMYLGGVGTERVEDELRTHFPEIRIARMDLDTTSRRGAYEQLLRSFGNGDADVLLGTQMVAKGLDFPRVTLVGVINADTSLSLPDFRSAERTFQLLTQVSGRAGRSEELAGEVIVQTFQPEHPAVLFAAKHDYEGFYAHEHIQRHEPLYPPYVRLILVEFRGENAQTVAEKARAFTSLVPAQSNYYQLLGPVPPPIARLRGEFRQHLLIKDIRAFDPGGEKIRRMLAGALELYQERFATRSVSVTVDVDVQGVL
- a CDS encoding T9SS type A sorting domain-containing protein, which encodes MITLRSLMTALVLMFCCACAGYAQGVWTTDTSTAFVPRYSAASAVIDNRIYLIGGSEDPQIPVQYFDPETHTWNTPVLTGEGMFTTEAAACVLGSNIYVFGGWNQARGIYDTLRVIDPAVQMVYRPVTSGVFSARVGLTASVVGNKIYLIGGETDHIIDTMEVFDPQTNTFTIVHPSGPFDPGVGMSATVMNGKIFLIGGLNPDHSPSDKLRKFDPARNTWSILSTNGAFTARAFHGAEILNSKIYIVGGGSAAFPLYWGGEKDTSAEVEIFDPSTNTWSRPYYPGLFSARTMLSTGALNNKLYALGGYRPHGPTNDVEVYDPQATDGTREESVQTAMTIYPNPATDHVTVSNIPARTASSLRVIDALGRCVERASLPAGVNSSELDLTRCAPGIYTVSIGDSVVRLVKE
- a CDS encoding SIMPL domain-containing protein (The SIMPL domain is named for its presence in mouse protein SIMPL (signalling molecule that associates with mouse pelle-like kinase). Bacterial member BP26, from Brucella, was shown to assemble into a channel-like structure, while YggE from E. coli has been associated with resistance to oxidative stress.), whose protein sequence is MKVRTILLVLAAALLPLSAVAQRTITVIGDGSVEAKPDYALVTMMVSAQDQTAQGVFSRCDDAGMRLRKAIADAGVASSDIEQQGTALSPSYDYSGGGGATPHLAGYHLMVTYQIRVRTLANVPKIIDAGTLAGASNVSIASYGSSNKDELEESAGKKALAEAREKAERLAEQMGGKLGAILSIGDAAAEGAASGGGMGREEEEEHRGVIVSGLNPQKVRKSATLKVTFSVQ